Proteins encoded in a region of the Antedon mediterranea chromosome 2, ecAntMedi1.1, whole genome shotgun sequence genome:
- the LOC140040448 gene encoding ganglioside GM2 activator-like, translating into MGSSKYLGLLIIFTSVFCIDSFSWSHCNGHSRGGAQRKVIFKHLQMSPDPIVLPGTIRIDFEAEVSGDIESPMSLEVKIWKFVKLFWSTSRIRIYGCCSYNDICKSVGAGTTCSDEFLVNCNDCTCPPTAGLYNTSRSSVSMTVNTLPFYMSFLASGKFETHLILKDGNGNVLDCLDLLLQIQTVSNDKKEVPHKPKETLNEKKEQTYKPVMPNYCYPEEKNTEEISMIMPITDNSEDAFITVVTDTTTGTN; encoded by the exons ATGGGATCGTCGAAGTATCTAGGATTATTGATCATTTTTACCAgtgttttttgtattgataGCTTTAGCTGGAGCCACTGTAATG GACATTCACGTGGTGGTGCTCAGCGAAAGGTCATTTTCAAACATCTACAAATGTCGCCTGATCCTATAGTTTTGCCCGGGACAATTCGTATAGATTTCGAGGCTGAAGTATCTGGCGATATCGAGTCACCTATGTCACTGGAAGTCAAAATTTGGAAGTTTGTCAAATTGTTCTGGTCCACATCTAGGATCCGGATTTATGGCTGTTG TTCTTATAATGACATTTGCAAAAGCGTGGGTGCTGGGACTACTTGTTCGGATGAATTTCTGGTAAACTGCAATGACTGCACTTGCCCTCCGACCGCTGGACTGTACAATACAAGCAGAAGTTCTGTTTCAATGACTGTCAATACACTTCCATTTTATATGTCATTTCTTGCTAGT GGAAAGTTTGAAACTCACCTCATCTTGAAGGATGGAAACGGTAATGTATTAGACTGCCTAGATTTACTCCTTCAAATCCAAACTGTATCGAATGATAAAAAAGAAGTACCTCATAAACCTAAAGAAACTTTAAACGAGAAAAAGGAGCAAACTTATAAACCAGTGATGCCTAATTACTGTTACCCCGAGGAGAAAAACACAGAAGAGATAAGCATGATTATGCCGATAACCGACAACTCAGAAGATGCGTTTATAACTGTCGTAACAGACACAACAACAGGAACTAACTAA
- the LOC140039284 gene encoding uncharacterized protein encodes MEQDDKNTDDTHVVNFEIKRSKILKYMAYTPPETPEYDQEEISSAEESIFPLSIKPSDLIMNKSFGFVSSASSRVKIGINSRQSSRVPSCCPSQHDMACESNISFCSANTAPLPYRKDMFWDMGMLVNRMSSTALLNEWVSKTTQRRRLAESFRRDLPRLTRLISNSKVSLTEIVDGKPEVIHSSTALARLDEICPVEDEQISVDNEGFFTPPCTSMTFIAADEGQTLTPDIFNALRNQVIILDGMVRSNDRPTYLPIEAPATNAEHNMVPSIQLPTNETGFVTHNEYFVEDIGNDESPKDDAQITACRDNDTGAEEDNQNVLSASASTESVIMNKRAQQIVEGVLKSAITIVNAEAAAETQILTERAQQIVQGVIESALQVVKDTHAQEQNDVINDEKPEGTIADESKINRPVSKKVKPAVAPKPAKKFKTKIGIHEHCERKVAAGDVAYHPRHYHNNVQDVQTALIEDIPIQRGSTKYKIQHFEHMRNLVEGHQEKQSIPTVINNNNESGELSFIDNNNESGELSVIYNNESGELSVIDNNNESGELTVIDKNNEIEELTTVIDSNNEREQLTTTVIESNNESEQLITTVIDINNESEQLTTTIDDSNNESEKLTTTVIDSNNESEQLKTIVIYSNNESEQLKTTVIDINNESEQLKTTVIYSINESEQLKTTVIDSNNESEQLKTTVIYSNNESEQLTSIIDNNKSTYPRRHHNSSEWSYLEHADINGNTMMRGDINLLSIDNDVTTGMDNLIPADVERHHDISLNPEGKPEDIFYEIDIHNEGSTEVNTEEEKHDNVEDTVVPNAPSAGIFHRFLRRIRKRLRKRRRQTPPGGDADQTNNDVLKDDNDDTHNTDIATTRSATTPLEDLGDDATENKNEDEVVNDRDDSAVSASSSEIDMLDVNTRYKFLVGCLCYKH; translated from the exons ATGGAACAAGACGACAAGAACACCG atgaCACACATGTTGTTAATTTCGAAATCAAAAGGTCGAAAATCCTAAAATATATGGCCTACACACCACCAGAAACCCCGGAATATGATCAAGAAGAAATCTCCTCAGCAGAAGAGTCAATCTTTCCACTGAGTATTAAACCGAGTGATCTGATTATGAACAAATCCTTTGGATTTGTCTCTTCTGCGTCATCCAGAGTCAAGATCGGTATCAACAGTCGACAGTCGAGTAGAGTCCCTAGCTGTTGTCCCAGTCAACATGACATGGCTTGTGAAAGTAACATTAGCTTCTGCAGTGCCAATACTGCTCCACTTCCTTACCGAAAGGACATGTTCTGGGACATGGGAATGCTTGTGAATCGGATGTCATCAACAGCCCTTCTTAATGAGTGGGTGTCAAAAACAACACAACGAAGACGTCTTGCCGAAAGCTTCCGTCGTGATTTACCAAGACTTACACGTCTTATTAGCAATTCCAAAGTCAGCCTCACCGAAATTGTTGATGGTAAACCAGAAGTAATTCACTCCAGTACAGCTTTAGCCAGACTGGATGAGATATGCCCAGTTGAAGACGAACAGATTTCGGTAGACAACGAAGGATTTTTCACTCCCCCTTGCACTAGTATGACATTTATCGCAGCTGACGAAGGACAGACGCTCACCCCAGATATTTTCAACGCCTTGCGAAACCAAGTTATTATTCTTGATGGGATGGTCAGATCtaatgataggcctacttatttacCTATCGAGGCACCTGCCACTAATGCAGAACACAACATGGTACCTTCCATTCAATTACCTACAAATGAAACAGGTTTTGTAACACACAACGAATATTTTGTCGAAGACATCGGTAATGACGAATCCCCAAAAGATGACGCACAGATAACGGCATGTCGTGATAATGATACTGGTGCCGAAGAAGACAATCAGAATGTTTTATCCGCCAGCGCTTCTACTGAAAGTGTCATTATGAATAAAAGAGCACAACAGATTGTCGAAGGGGTTCTTAAATCTGCTATTACAATTGTTAACGCAGAAGCTGCCGCAGAAACCCAGATATTGACAGAAAGGGCGCAACAGATTGTTCAAGGAGTAATCGAATCGGCTCTTCAGGTTGTCAAAGATACTCATGCACAGGAACAAAATGATGTCATAAATGATGAGAAACCCGAAGGGACAATTGCTGATGAATCAAAGATCAATAGACCTGTATCTAAAAAAGTCAAACCTGCTGTTGCACCCAAGCCTGCAAAGAAATTCAAAACAAAGATAGGTATCCATGAACATTGCGAGAGGAAGGTAGCAGCTGGAGATGTGGCATACCATCCAAGACACTACCACAACAATGTCCAAGATGTACAG aCTGCTTTAATTGAGGATATTCCAATACAACGAGGGTCAACCAAGTATAAAATCCAACATTTTGAACATATGAGAAACCTGGTTGAGGGACATCAAGAAAAACAATCAATTCCAACAG TTATCAACAACAACAATGAAAGTGGAGAGTTATCATTTATTGACAACAACAATGAAAGTGGAGAGTTATCAGTTATTTACAACAATGAAAGTGGAGAGTTATCAGTTATTGACAACAACAATGAAAGTGGAGAGTTAACAGTTATTGACAAAAACAATGAAATTGAAGAGTTAACAACAGTTATTGACAGCAACAATGAAAGAGAACAGTTAACAACAACAGTTATTGAAAGCAACAATGAAAGTGAACAGTTAATAACAACAGTTATTGACATCAACAATGAAAGTGAACAGTTAACAACAACAATTGATGACAGCAACAATGAAAGTGAAAAGCTAACAACAACAGTTATTGACAGCAACAATGAAAGTGAACAGTTAAAAACAATAGTTATTTACAGCAACAATGAAAGTGAGCAGTTAAAAACAACAGTTATTGACATCAACAATGAAAGTGAACAGTTAAAAACAACAGTTATTTACAGCATCAATGAAAGTGAACAGTTAAAAACAACAGTTATTGACAGCAACAATGAAAGTGAACAGTTAAAAACAACAGTTATTTACAGCAACAATGAAAGTGAACAGTTAACAAGTATTATTGACAACAACAAAAGTACATATCCTCGTCGTCATCATAATAGTTCTGAATGGAGTTACCTAGAACATGCTGATATAAATGGAAACACAATGATGAGAGGTGACATCAACCTCCTCTCTATTGATAATGATGTCACTACTGGTATGGACAACTTAATTCCTGCAGACGTTGAACGTCACCATGATATAAGTCTTAACCCTGAAGGCAAACCAGAAGatatattttatgaaattgATATCCACAACGAAG GTTCCACTGAAGTGAATACCGAGGAAGAAAAACACGACAATGTGGAAGATACTGTTGTGCCCAATGCCCCATCTGCCGGGATCTTTCATCGTTTTTTAAGAAGAATTCGAAAACGCCTCCGTAAAAGAAGACGCCAGACACCACCTGGAGGTGACGCagatcaaacaaacaatgacGTACTTAAGGATGATAATGACGACACACATAATACAGATATTGCCACCACCAGGAGCGCGACCACTCCACTTGAAGATTTAGGTGACGACGCCACCGAAAACAAAAATGAAGACGAGGTCGTGAATGATAGAGACGATTCAGCTGTATCCGCCTCATCCAGTGAAATCGACATGTTGGACGTCAATACCCGATATAAGTTTCTCGTTGGCTGTTTATGCTAcaaacattaa
- the LOC140040450 gene encoding uncharacterized protein, translated as MDRHQYCVFIFVLLFYSIESRFSWRYCNGRQTSDVVSIDSLNISPKPIRLPGTINIEFYTQLHGNLTGPLSVKADIWRVKKRRFTTMRTKIPGCCNYNNLCAEMSTHDECPSYLTSNNIPCTCPPTPGSFNTSVTPVTFTVAEIPLYVAMFATGNFEARIKLRDGPNKRLLLCVEVDVKILAGAQG; from the exons ATGGACCGACATCAAtactgtgtttttatttttgtgttgcTGTTTTACTCGATTGAATCCAGGTTTAGTTGGCGGTATTGTAACG GCCGGCAAACATCTGATGTAGTATCTATTGACTCTCTAAATATCTCACCAAAACCCATTCGCCTGCCAGGAACAATCAACATTGAATTTTATACGCAGCTCCATGGAAATCTGACTGGACCGTTGTCGGTGAAAGCCGACATATGGAGAGTAAAGAAAAGACGATTCACCACCATGCGGACAAAAATACCCGGATGTTG TAACTATAACAACTTGTGCGCTGAGATGTCAACACATGACGAATGTCCATCTTACCTGACGTCCAACAACATTCCTTGTACCTGCCCACCAACACCTGGATCGTTTAACACATCTGTTACACCTGTCACGTTCACCGTTGCAGAAATTCCACTCTATGTCGCAATGTTTGCTACG GGAAATTTTGAAGCCAGGATAAAGCTTCGAGACGGTCCTAATAAGCGGCTTCTCCTGTGCGTGGAGGTTGATGTTAAGATACTAGCTGGTGCTCAAGGTTAG
- the LOC140040449 gene encoding uncharacterized protein — protein sequence MGKIKRKRSKYHLPVSKLGQGNKDIDTEMPDDVEISSTPVFQTEGLFSLPNFDLSSINTQLKPPEDDTRSFISKKSIKDGQQLKKKDKMKIRHDKWLEKIETVKSNKKKKSEAKKRANTAIVGDLQPLTEALPELTEILKITKRTNAEKHADSLKKKSGTWKAKDRQKHVMNELAKYKQVLNHTSFKSNALATINEHLKNTIDNEKDERDDG from the exons ATGgggaaaataaaaagaaaacgtTCGAAATATCATCTTCCAGTGTCCAAATTAGGACAGGGAAATAAAGATATTGATACAGAAATG CctgatgatgttgaaataaGTTCAACACCTGTGTTTCAAACTGAGGGATTGTTCAGCTTGCCAAACTTTGATTTATCAAGTATTAACACTCAATTAAAACCACCTGAAGATGATACAAGAAGTTTTATATCAAAAAAGAGTATCAAAGATGGACAGCAGCTGAAGAAAAAggataaaatgaaaataaggCATGATAAATGGCTAGAAA AAATTGAAACTgtgaaatcaaataaaaagaaaaaatctgAGGCTAAAAAGAGGGCGAACACAGCTATCGTTGGTGACCTTCAACCTTTGACAGAAGCACTTCCAGAGCTTACAgaaattctaaaaataacaaaaaggaCAAATGCAGAGAAACATGCAGACAG CTTAAAGAAAAAATCAGGCACATGGAAAGCAAAAGATCGTCAAAAACATGT aatGAATGAACTCGCCAAATACAAGCAAGTTCTCAATCATACATCTTTCAAGTCCAATGCTTTAGCAACTATAAATGAACATTTAAAGAACACAATAGACAATGAAAAAGATGAGAGGGATGATGGATAA